CAGCAGCTCGTCGTCCGTGTCGTTCGTGATGCCCATGAGCAGGGCCTGCACCTTCTGCTCGATGCTCAGGTTCGGGTTGTCCACGATGTCCCGGGCCCGCGAGCCGCCCGTGCTCCGGCCGCCGCCGCTCGACGGCTTCGGCACCGAGTCCAGCGCCGCGTCCAGGTCCTGCCAGCTGGTGACGCCGTCCCGGCCGCCGCCCGCCGCCATCTCCAGGCGGTGCCAGTACTCCGGGTGGTCCGTGAAGAACTGCGCGGCGCGCTTGAGCGTGGAGGACGCCGCCGGGCTGTCCAGCACCGCCTCCAGGTCCGCCATCGTCAGCTTGCCGTCCTTCGTCCCCTTCGCCGTGTCGAAGGTGTCCCAGTTCTCGTCCAGCACCTGGAGCGCGTCGGCGTACTCCTGGAGGTCCGGATCCGCCGCCCCCGCGCCGCCGCTGCCCCCCGGCCGCCCCGTGCCCCCGGTGCTTCCGCCGCCATGACCCGGCCGGCCCGACACGCCCCCGTCCGTGCTCCCCGTGCCCGTCCCCGGCCGCCCCGTGCCGCCGGTGCCCGGCCGCCCTGCCCCGCTTCCCGGCCCCGGCCCTGAACCCCCACCGGTCTTGGGCGGCGCGCAGTCCGACGGCGGGGGCGCGCAGTCCGACGGCGAAGGAGCAGGACGGCCCGGCCGCTCCGGACGTCCGTACTTCGCGAACTCCGCGGCCACCCGCTTGGACTCCTGCTGGAGGCCCACCAGCTCGATGCGGTCATCGTTCAGGCCCGGCACCTTCAGCATCAGGAGGTTCTTCTTCGCCGTGTCCACCTGTTCGAAGAAGGGCCGGTTCTCGACGAGGAACCTGGCCGCGTCCCGGAGAGACGGCGACACGTTCTTGTCCTGCGAGACGCGCTGGAGGTCCGCGTGCGACAGCGAGCCGTCCTTCTTGCCGTCCAGCAGGTCCAGGTAGCCGAAGTTCGCCTCCAGCGTGCGCAGCGAGTCCGCGTAGTCCAGCAGCTTGGGGTCCAGCGGGCTGCGGCTTCCGGACGCGCCCCCCGCCTGCGAAGCGCCCGACGCCCCGGAGCTCGCGTAGCCCGCGCCCGCCTTCGCCGCGTCCTGGGGCGCGCAGTACTCCGTCTTCGCGGCAGGGTTCTTTTTCAGCTCATCCGCCACGCCCAGCGCGCCGCTGGCCGCCATCATCACGTTGCCGCTCATCACCCCCACGGCCGTCTTGATGGAGTTCGTGAGGACGGGGGGAAGCCCCAGGGCGTCCCCCGCCAGGTCGGTCACGGCGGCCATGGGACCGCCCAGCAGGTTCGCCACGCCTTTCAGGATGTCGAGCATCAGCACTCCCGCGCGACGGGTTGAAGTGGGTGCTGCCAGGTGCCGCGCGCCGTCTCTTCGGACGCGGACAGGCATTGCAGCGGCGGTGCCGGGCGGCCGGGCGCTCGGGGCGAGTCGAAACGCGGGGTTGGCCCACGGGGCCCGCCGTCCGCGTCCCCACCCACGGACGGGTCGGTCCGTCCCGGAGGATTGCGGCTAGAGTCCCGCGCCCATGCGCACCTTCGGGCTCGACTACGGCACCAAGACCATCGGGGTGGCCGTCTCGGATGGACTGGGGCTCACCGCCCAGACGGTCACCACCGTGCGGCGCACGTCGCTCAAGGGGGACCTGGCGGAGCTGTCCCGGCTCGTGAAGGAACACGAGGTGACGCGCTTCGTCCTGGGGCTGCCCCTCAACATGAACGGCACGGAGGGGCCCCGCGCGGAGGCCTCGCGCAAGTTCGCGCAGGTGCTGGAGAGCGCCCTGGGACTGCCCGTGGAACTCTGGGACGAGCGGCTGTCCACCGTGGCCGCCCAGCGCACCCTGCTGGAGGCGGACGTGCGCCGGGAGAAGCGGCGGGAGGTCATCGACCAGCTCGCCGCGCAGTTCATCCTGCAGGGCTGGCTGGACGCGCACCGCCCCAAGGACCAGGGCTACGAAGACGGCTACGACGACGACTACGACCCGGAGGGCTGAGCAGCACCTCCGGGAGGCCCTGACGGACTACGGCTGGCGCCGGTACACGTGCAACGGCGCGGAGAAGCCGT
The sequence above is drawn from the Corallococcus sp. NCRR genome and encodes:
- the ruvX gene encoding Holliday junction resolvase RuvX, with translation MRTFGLDYGTKTIGVAVSDGLGLTAQTVTTVRRTSLKGDLAELSRLVKEHEVTRFVLGLPLNMNGTEGPRAEASRKFAQVLESALGLPVELWDERLSTVAAQRTLLEADVRREKRREVIDQLAAQFILQGWLDAHRPKDQGYEDGYDDDYDPEG